From Virgibacillus ihumii, the proteins below share one genomic window:
- a CDS encoding DNA polymerase IV has translation MQPKKGKVIFHVDMNSFYASVEMAYNPKLKGIPLAIAGNPEERKGIVVTSSYEARAKGVKTTMPLWQARRLCPELRVLRPNFDRYRTASREIFKMMAEITPLVQPVSIDEGYMDVTDSTEFGTPLEIADNLQSRINRELDLPSSIGIAPNKFLAKMASDMKKPMGITVLRKRDLPYKLWPLPIAEMYGVGEKTAEKLQAVNINTIGDLAKGKLYQLKQVLGINGERLQNRANGIDTRAVDPEAVHEFKSIGSSQTLPADTTDDTEIRQLMGKLADNVERRMKRKQAAGRSIQITIRYYDRKTITRSKKLQTYIENKDDILYFANELLHKHWNLEPIRLLGITVQDVEEKQYIAKQLDLFTYEKEADKEKLYDTIEKLTQKYGKSTFKQLKNDEKDDQQPRTSFQKDFLDDYRKK, from the coding sequence ATGCAGCCTAAAAAAGGCAAGGTTATTTTTCATGTCGATATGAATTCGTTTTATGCTTCCGTGGAAATGGCCTATAATCCAAAATTGAAGGGGATACCTTTAGCTATTGCCGGCAATCCCGAAGAGCGAAAGGGAATTGTTGTAACGAGCAGCTACGAAGCGCGGGCCAAAGGTGTCAAAACAACGATGCCGTTATGGCAGGCAAGAAGGTTGTGTCCGGAACTGCGTGTGCTTCGTCCGAATTTCGATCGGTACCGGACTGCTTCACGGGAAATCTTCAAGATGATGGCTGAAATCACTCCTCTCGTTCAGCCGGTTTCCATTGATGAAGGGTATATGGATGTTACGGATAGTACGGAATTTGGAACCCCGCTGGAGATTGCTGATAATCTGCAGTCCAGGATTAATCGTGAATTGGATTTGCCAAGCAGTATTGGCATCGCTCCGAATAAGTTTTTGGCGAAGATGGCTTCTGACATGAAGAAGCCAATGGGAATTACTGTATTACGCAAACGTGACCTGCCGTACAAACTTTGGCCGTTGCCAATTGCAGAAATGTATGGAGTAGGTGAAAAAACTGCCGAAAAATTGCAAGCAGTTAATATCAATACCATTGGAGATCTGGCAAAGGGGAAACTATATCAACTAAAACAGGTGCTCGGAATAAACGGTGAACGTTTGCAGAACAGAGCCAACGGTATTGATACAAGGGCAGTGGATCCGGAAGCTGTACATGAATTCAAAAGTATTGGCAGCTCACAAACATTGCCGGCTGATACAACAGATGATACCGAGATTCGGCAGTTGATGGGCAAGCTTGCTGATAATGTGGAGCGGCGCATGAAACGGAAACAGGCTGCAGGAAGAAGTATTCAGATTACCATCCGCTACTATGACCGGAAAACCATTACCCGGAGCAAAAAGCTGCAGACCTATATTGAAAACAAGGACGACATTCTGTATTTTGCTAATGAATTACTGCATAAGCACTGGAATCTGGAGCCGATCCGCCTGCTGGGAATTACTGTTCAAGACGTGGAAGAAAAGCAGTATATTGCTAAGCAATTGGATTTGTTTACGTATGAAAAAGAAGCGGATAAAGAAAAATTGTACGACACCATCGAAAAGCTGACCCAAAAATACGGGAAAAGTACCTTCAAACAATTAAAAAACGATGAAAAAGACGATCAACAGCCAAGAACAAGCTTTCAAAAAGATTTTTTGGATGATTATCGCAAAAAATAG
- the argC gene encoding N-acetyl-gamma-glutamyl-phosphate reductase codes for MKVGIIGASGYGGVELIRNLHNHPKVSLELLVSSSTQGEQLTDQFPQLHNIMELPLNGFNENEISSRVDILFFATPAGVAKDHAPGFVEKGIQCIDLSGDFRLKRGSLYEEWYKDAPAPQEYLDMAIYGLPELYRDEISKGNFISNPGCYPTAALLGMAPLLKSNLVNYSTPVIVDGKTGVSGAGRKPAKGMMFSEINENTKAYKPGSHRHAPEMEQIAADISGKESAVIFNPHLVPMTRGILCTIYIQLNETIKNVAVNQLYENFYQDDFFVRVRPEKSLPATKDVYGTNFCDIGTSVDQRTNVLSVISVIDNLGKGAATQAIQNMNLINGWNEQTGLDVVPVYP; via the coding sequence ATGAAGGTAGGAATTATCGGTGCAAGCGGTTATGGCGGTGTAGAATTAATCCGCAACTTGCATAACCATCCAAAGGTTTCACTTGAGTTGCTGGTTTCCAGTTCGACACAGGGCGAACAGCTCACGGATCAATTTCCACAGTTGCACAATATTATGGAGCTGCCACTGAATGGATTTAATGAAAATGAAATAAGTTCACGGGTTGATATTTTATTTTTTGCAACTCCAGCCGGTGTAGCCAAGGATCATGCCCCCGGTTTTGTAGAAAAAGGAATTCAATGTATTGATTTATCAGGAGATTTTCGATTGAAGCGCGGAAGTTTATACGAAGAATGGTATAAAGATGCACCAGCCCCGCAAGAATATCTCGACATGGCAATTTATGGGCTTCCTGAATTATATCGGGATGAAATTAGTAAGGGTAATTTTATTTCAAACCCTGGCTGTTATCCAACGGCAGCATTACTTGGGATGGCTCCATTGTTGAAATCAAATTTGGTGAATTATTCCACACCGGTTATTGTTGACGGAAAAACAGGCGTTTCCGGAGCTGGAAGGAAGCCAGCAAAGGGGATGATGTTTTCGGAGATTAATGAGAATACGAAAGCATATAAGCCTGGAAGTCACCGGCATGCACCCGAAATGGAACAGATTGCTGCGGATATATCTGGCAAAGAGTCAGCGGTTATTTTTAATCCGCACCTTGTTCCGATGACTAGAGGGATTTTATGTACGATATACATACAGTTGAATGAGACGATCAAAAATGTGGCAGTCAATCAACTGTACGAAAATTTTTATCAGGATGATTTTTTTGTAAGGGTGCGTCCTGAAAAAAGTTTACCCGCAACTAAAGATGTCTATGGAACAAATTTTTGTGATATTGGTACTTCAGTTGACCAGCGTACAAATGTATTGTCTGTTATTTCCGTTATCGACAACCTAGGCAAGGGTGCAGCAACACAAGCGATTCAAAATATGAATCTTATTAACGGATGGAATGAACAAACAGGTCTTGATGTGGTACCTGTTTATCCATAA